The Columba livia isolate bColLiv1 breed racing homer chromosome 18, bColLiv1.pat.W.v2, whole genome shotgun sequence genome includes a region encoding these proteins:
- the LOC135575795 gene encoding cilia- and flagella-associated protein 52-like has protein sequence MAAAKGDGAVGELELQAAIGFNGHVPCGLICHPDREHILYPLGCTVVIQHLDTKKQSFLHGHTDNVSCVAVSRDGMYVASGQVTCIGFKADVILWDFPKQELLARLSLHEGKVEGLSFSPRGIYLVSLGGQDDGRVMVWDVSKRGAVCGSPASPRSAGNANVVMCSSCRDEMFVTAGNFTIRVWELDTATKKIHPSECYAGQLRRITMCVQMTDDDGDFYLGTTSGDVLKVNTSSKVLTACGPQKKKLSMHVHLAQSPWLKPPEGLNSRVLRAEGKVPNALETKLHQKYTSESTAKEAVRQSHEQDAVPFGGPKEKAEAQSQSTVQSVL, from the exons ATGGCGGCGGCCAAGGGGGACGGGGCggtgggggagctggagctgcaggcgGCCATCGGCTTCAACG gacatgttcccTGTGGCCTCATCTGCCACCCCGACAGGGAGCACATCCTGTACCCCCTGGGCTGTACGGTGGTGATTCAGCACCTGGAcactaagaaacagagtttcttgcaTGGCCACACCGATAACGTGTCCTGCGTTGCcgtgtccagggatgggatgtacgtcgcttcaggacaagtcacctgcattggattcaag GCAGACGTCATCCTCTGggatttcccaaagcaggagtTACTTGCTCGGCTCTCGCTGCACGAGGGCAAAGTCGAGGGACTCTCGTTCTCGCCCAGaggcatttatcttgtgtccCTGGGAGGCCAGGACGACGGCAG ggtgATGGTGTGGGACGTCAGTAAGAGAGGGGCTGTGTGCGGGAGCCCGGCCTCGCCGCGCAGCGCCGGCAATGCCAACGTCgtcatgtgctccagctgcagggacgagatgtttgtcactgctggaaa TTTCACCATTCGAGTGTGGGAACTCGATACAGCAACTAAAAAAATCCATCCTTCTGAATGCTACGCGGGGCAACTGAGAAGAATCACCATGTGTGTTCAG ATGACagatgatgatggtgattttTATCTTGGCACGACGAGTGGAGATGTCCTGAAagtgaacacaagcagcaaggtgctgactgcctgtgggccccagaagaagaagttgagcatg CACGTGCACCTCGCCCAGAGCCCCTGGTTGAAGCCGCCCGAGGGCCTGAACTCCCGTGTCCTCAGGGCTGAGGGAAAGGTGCCAAATGCACTTGAAACAAAACTTCAccaaaaatacacttctgaGAGCACTGCTAAAGAAGCCGTCAGGCAGAGTCACGAGCAGGATGCTGTGCCGTTTGGGggtccaaaagaaaaagccGAGGCTCAAAGCCAGAGCACAGTCCAGTCCGTACTGTGA